One stretch of Commensalibacter melissae DNA includes these proteins:
- a CDS encoding DMT family transporter: MPVTNKSLGNFSFNLFATLSGLLTILLWSSLAIMTTFVASIPRFELLWFGFGLSFVIGTLILVLTGRLNEMKQPLKPWITGFSGIFFFHLFYFLGLALAPPAQVTLMSYLWPTMLVVCSAFLSKRQFHIAYLIGVLMGLAGTVFLMYGGKNTVITPWVLLGYFLGFLCAIVWTIYSLVNRKYVNVPAGMLIGVCGGISLVAMLIHFSIEPTVIPSLKEMIILIYMGCGPMGIAFLAWDYASKNANMSLLGSLAYLAPLLSMVWLVVAGKAPATFGLGMAVILIVGGAIVATYPLKHVKE; this comes from the coding sequence ATGCCTGTGACGAATAAATCCTTGGGGAATTTTTCTTTTAATCTGTTTGCGACTCTGTCAGGACTTTTGACGATTTTATTATGGTCAAGTCTGGCCATCATGACAACTTTTGTAGCCTCAATACCCCGATTTGAGCTTCTATGGTTTGGTTTCGGTTTGTCTTTTGTTATTGGAACATTGATTCTGGTCCTAACGGGACGTTTAAATGAAATGAAACAGCCATTAAAACCCTGGATCACCGGATTTAGTGGAATTTTCTTTTTTCATTTGTTCTATTTTTTAGGATTGGCTTTGGCACCGCCAGCGCAGGTAACCTTGATGTCATATCTATGGCCAACAATGCTGGTTGTTTGCAGCGCTTTTTTAAGTAAGCGACAGTTTCATATAGCATATTTGATTGGCGTTCTGATGGGATTGGCCGGGACTGTTTTTTTAATGTATGGAGGAAAAAATACAGTAATTACCCCGTGGGTTTTATTAGGGTATTTTCTTGGTTTTTTATGTGCCATCGTATGGACAATCTATTCATTGGTTAATAGAAAATATGTAAATGTTCCAGCTGGCATGCTGATTGGTGTTTGCGGTGGAATTTCATTGGTAGCCATGCTGATTCATTTCAGTATTGAACCAACAGTCATCCCATCCCTGAAAGAAATGATAATCTTGATCTATATGGGTTGCGGTCCGATGGGAATTGCCTTTCTTGCCTGGGATTATGCCTCAAAAAATGCTAATATGTCGTTATTGGGAAGCTTGGCCTATTTGGCACCTTTACTATCCATGGTATGGCTGGTGGTGGCCGGTAAGGCTCCAGCAACATTTGGATTGGGAATGGCTGTTATTTTAATTGTGGGGGGAGCAATAGTTGCAACTTACCCTTTAAAACATGTAAAAGAATAG
- a CDS encoding DUF2726 domain-containing protein produces the protein MGKNQVPLKKGFTFLSSRKNKNHINYKNCKHELFSADDFIYKRYAEQNTNINRCNLYPVIPVNFESIFIFNCLQMWLIDKRLHWYIGFEVSMGAFIKTDSSLPQEIQDQAFWAYNNKRVDFLLVNCFGTPKLVIEYHGSGHNLSRDAEDRMKIKRAILYKAAIPLFEISYTMSKNEIIYWLNQFYKEHIKSDERG, from the coding sequence TTGGGTAAAAATCAAGTTCCTTTAAAAAAAGGGTTTACATTTCTTTCCAGTCGTAAAAATAAAAATCATATTAATTATAAAAATTGTAAACATGAATTATTTTCCGCTGACGATTTTATTTATAAACGATATGCAGAACAAAACACTAACATTAACCGATGTAATCTATATCCTGTAATCCCCGTTAATTTCGAATCCATTTTCATATTTAATTGTCTGCAAATGTGGTTGATCGATAAGAGATTGCATTGGTATATAGGTTTTGAAGTGTCAATGGGGGCATTCATCAAGACTGATTCTTCCTTGCCCCAGGAAATTCAAGATCAAGCTTTTTGGGCCTATAATAATAAACGTGTTGATTTTTTACTGGTTAATTGCTTCGGAACACCCAAATTGGTAATTGAATATCATGGTTCTGGTCATAACCTTTCAAGGGATGCAGAGGACCGAATGAAAATCAAACGGGCTATTTTATACAAAGCAGCCATTCCTTTGTTTGAAATTAGTTATACGATGTCTAAAAATGAGATTATTTATTGGTTAAATCAGTTTTACAAGGAACATATCAAAAGTGATGAGAGGGGTTGA
- the lepA gene encoding translation elongation factor 4, with translation MTDTPLESIRNFSIIAHIDHGKSTLADRLIQACGALTQREMQAQVLDNMDIERERGITIKAQTVRLHYKAKDGKTYILNLMDTPGHVDFAYEVSRSLAACEGSLLVVDASQGVEAQTLANVYQAIDANHEIVPVLNKVDLPAADVEKTKEQIEEIIGIPADDAIGVSAKTGLNIDAVLEALVTRLPSPKGDLEAPLQALLVDSWYDTYLGVIILVRIKEGRLKKGMRIRMMSNNRTYHVEQVGVFTPHMREVESLGAGELGFINAAIKTVADCHVGDTITDDRRPATEPLAGFKPSIPVVWCGLYPMDADDFEKLRESLGKLQLNDASFHYEPETSAALGFGFRCGFLGLLHLEIIQERLSREFDLNLIATAPSVVYHLYKRDGTIEDLHNPADMPDPTLIEKIEEPWIKASIMVPDEYLGAVLGLCTERRGQQVDLTYVGARAMVVYRLPLNEVVFDFYDRLKSATRGYASFDYHMDGYEESDLVRISILVNQEPVDALAFVAHRSVAESRGRAICAKLKDLIPRQLFKIAIQAAIGGRVIARETIGALSKDVTAKCYGGDISRKRKLLEKQKEGKKRMRQFGKVEIPQSAFLAALKIDR, from the coding sequence ATGACAGATACGCCTTTGGAATCTATTCGTAATTTTTCTATTATCGCTCATATTGATCATGGGAAATCCACCCTTGCTGATCGTCTTATCCAGGCATGTGGTGCATTGACGCAAAGGGAAATGCAAGCCCAGGTTTTGGATAATATGGATATTGAGCGTGAACGTGGCATTACGATCAAGGCGCAAACTGTAAGACTGCATTATAAGGCAAAAGATGGAAAGACCTATATCCTTAATTTAATGGATACACCTGGTCATGTGGATTTTGCCTATGAAGTAAGCCGTTCTCTTGCCGCTTGTGAAGGATCGTTGCTGGTCGTTGATGCATCTCAGGGGGTAGAGGCGCAAACCCTGGCGAATGTGTATCAGGCCATTGATGCAAACCATGAGATTGTTCCAGTTTTAAACAAGGTTGATTTACCAGCTGCGGATGTTGAAAAAACCAAGGAACAGATTGAGGAAATCATAGGCATTCCGGCAGATGATGCCATTGGCGTCTCGGCAAAAACAGGTTTGAATATTGATGCGGTTTTAGAAGCATTGGTGACCCGTTTACCTTCTCCCAAAGGGGATTTGGAGGCACCTTTGCAAGCTTTGTTGGTGGATAGTTGGTATGATACTTACCTTGGCGTCATTATTTTAGTGCGTATTAAAGAAGGTCGCCTTAAAAAGGGGATGCGTATTCGCATGATGTCAAACAACAGAACATATCATGTTGAACAGGTGGGTGTTTTCACGCCCCATATGCGCGAGGTTGAATCTCTGGGTGCTGGAGAGCTGGGTTTTATCAATGCCGCGATTAAAACCGTGGCAGATTGTCATGTGGGTGATACGATTACCGATGATCGCCGACCTGCGACCGAACCTTTGGCTGGATTTAAGCCATCAATTCCCGTTGTTTGGTGTGGATTATATCCAATGGATGCCGATGACTTTGAAAAGCTGAGAGAAAGTCTAGGTAAATTGCAGCTTAATGATGCATCATTTCATTATGAACCAGAAACTTCCGCTGCGTTGGGATTTGGTTTCCGCTGTGGATTTCTGGGATTGTTACATCTTGAAATTATACAGGAACGGTTAAGTCGAGAATTTGATCTTAACCTGATAGCTACAGCACCCTCGGTTGTTTATCATTTATACAAACGGGATGGGACGATTGAGGATCTTCATAATCCTGCTGACATGCCTGATCCCACCCTGATTGAAAAAATAGAGGAACCATGGATAAAAGCATCCATTATGGTTCCTGATGAATATCTGGGAGCTGTATTGGGTTTATGTACAGAACGCCGTGGTCAACAGGTTGACCTGACGTATGTTGGGGCAAGGGCAATGGTTGTTTATCGCCTGCCGTTAAATGAGGTTGTCTTTGATTTCTATGATCGCCTCAAGTCCGCGACACGAGGATATGCCAGTTTTGACTATCATATGGATGGCTATGAAGAAAGTGATTTGGTTCGAATTAGCATTTTGGTAAATCAGGAACCTGTTGATGCCTTGGCCTTTGTTGCTCACCGTTCCGTAGCGGAATCACGCGGACGGGCAATCTGTGCCAAATTGAAAGACTTAATTCCGCGTCAACTGTTCAAGATTGCCATCCAGGCAGCAATAGGGGGTCGTGTCATAGCGCGTGAAACCATTGGGGCCCTATCAAAGGATGTTACTGCCAAATGTTACGGAGGTGACATTTCTCGAAAACGTAAACTGCTTGAAAAACAAAAAGAAGGTAAAAAACGTATGCGACAATTTGGTAAAGTTGAGATTCCTCAATCAGCCTTTTTAGCAGCATTGAAAATTGACCGATAA